In Mangifera indica cultivar Alphonso chromosome 7, CATAS_Mindica_2.1, whole genome shotgun sequence, the genomic window TCAACTTGAATTGAACTGTCGAATTAAAGTTCTAACTTGGTATTGACTCAAATCAAGGTCAGCTAAGCTGActtgattcaaatccaaccttaggttttaggtgaaaaaatgtgatttatgcaTTTAGTGAGTGGAAAATTGTTTTAAAGCCACATTCAATGCAAAAATGTTAATCActcttttcaatattaataacaatCCCATAGCATTACTTATTTTCAAATAACAACAGGtacaatcttttatttattatagccTCAGGAATGAAATTGAAGGAGCATTATTGTAGTGCTCTAAATATTCTCCTTCCAAACTCATTCTTTAGCTACACTTCTCTATTAAAAACCCAACTGAATGGAATTGCAGGTGCTTTGGTAGCCCTAGCAAGAGCTCTCTCCTCCATTTTTCTCAACCTTTCAGGCAACCCACAAACATAATCTTGAGCACTTTTTCCTTCACCCGTAAGACCCTCAATCTTATCGACATTCCAAAAACCCACCAAATGTTTCAAAACGCTAATATAATCCGATGTTGTGTATACCCCAATTCGCATAGCAACATTCGAGAAGTGATCGAACAAATGCACATCCTGACCATCATACATCAAATGGCCAGGCATCgtgatttttattttcagcATGTCGGCAAATGCAATCATTGCTGTGCTAGGATCGAGCTCGAATAGCTTTCCAACAATCTTGCTATAAGCGGTTTCGTGACGCTTCTCATCGGAAGCAATTGTGCCACAAATTTGAGCCAGCTTTGAGTCTCCATGTTTGAGGGCAAGCTTGGCTGTGTTGCCATGAGAAATGAATGTTGCTCTCTCTTGAAATGATGTGTAAATTGTCCAATGGTAAGGGTTGTCTCCAGTACCAAAATCCTGTGagaaagaaatatgaaaattaaacttCATTATTAggaaatttaaagttaatgaagGCAATTTTTGAACGTATTTCAGGAAAATTTAGAttatgtctctttttttttttatgctattGGGTTTCCCTCACCTCAAAAGAACATAGGGGACTACTCAATAATCTCCTCTCATACATCaagttatttgttttatattcctCACAACCAATCCCTTTTTCAAAGAATGTGGAATAACCCAACAACCTCCCCTCATTCATCAAGTCATTGGATGTCAAACAACCCAATAGCCTTGGGTCATTGAATGTGGGATAACCCAACAACCTGCCCTCAAACATTGGGTCATTGGTTCAACCCTCCATACAACTAATCATCTGGAGGTGCAACAGATTATTAGTTGGACCTTTACTCTTAAGTACTCTTGGGTGAGGTCTCTCCTCACACGTCGGGTTATTGATATGACACCTCACAACCATCCATTTGGAGCTGCAACAAGCTATTGATTGGAGCTCCACTCCTGAGTATTTTTGTGTGGAGTTGTTACAActtggctttgataccactgtTAGATACGCTTAATTGTATCCCAACCCAAAAACAAAGTCAAGCGTGAGGCTTCCCTTGACAGATATACACAAACATTTCCTACACGAAACaactattcaaaaataataacaaatgcGTTTTCCCTGGAGAATGATTGATGCCTTTTGCATGACTGATGGTTTATTTGCATGGAACTCTTACCATTCCAGAAGCAATCAAATGCTGAATAGTTTTCTCAACTTGTTTGATGTCAATTCTTCCTGAAAGATAAAGATACTTGTTAAGAAGATCTCCATGGCGATTCTCTTCAGCACTCCAACCTCTACTCCAAATCGCCCATGGCGTGTTGTCTATGCCTGTTTCATCATGATAAATTTCTATGGCATTGATTCTCGACTGATACGTCGGAAGGGCTTCTTCTGTCACCATATTACCAACCAAAGCAACAAGACAATCGTCAGGAATCTCCTttgctctctctctcaattCTTTAACCTGTTCCATGAATCCCTCTGATGCAGCATCCGGTAAAAGATCTCCAGGCTGCCAGGATTTTTCAACTGGTTTTAGCAGAGGCAAAATGCTGTCTCTAGCCCAATCCTCTATCGATTTGAATAGTTCAACCTT contains:
- the LOC123220394 gene encoding acyl-[acyl-carrier-protein] desaturase, chloroplastic-like; its protein translation is MTIQFTMCSSQFTPSLASFPKMAKNCQNFSKFIMASTQLYSASKEAKELKKLSCANSMAPEKVELFKSIEDWARDSILPLLKPVEKSWQPGDLLPDAASEGFMEQVKELRERAKEIPDDCLVALVGNMVTEEALPTYQSRINAIEIYHDETGIDNTPWAIWSRGWSAEENRHGDLLNKYLYLSGRIDIKQVEKTIQHLIASGMDFGTGDNPYHWTIYTSFQERATFISHGNTAKLALKHGDSKLAQICGTIASDEKRHETAYSKIVGKLFELDPSTAMIAFADMLKIKITMPGHLMYDGQDVHLFDHFSNVAMRIGVYTTSDYISVLKHLVGFWNVDKIEGLTGEGKSAQDYVCGLPERLRKMEERALARATKAPAIPFSWVFNREV